Proteins from a single region of Xiphophorus maculatus strain JP 163 A chromosome 22, X_maculatus-5.0-male, whole genome shotgun sequence:
- the LOC111606502 gene encoding mucin-2-like isoform X2, protein MADVPITTPHHILTIGDHIPSTTPHQLPTMADVHTTTPHHVLTTKDHVHTTTPHHVHTMADVHTTTPHQLPTMADVPITTPHHILTIGDHIPSTTPHQVLTTKDHVPTTTPHQLPTMADVHTTTPHHVPITTPHHILTIGDHIPSTTPHQLPTMADVHTTTPHHVLTTKDHVHTTTPHHVHITTPHHILTIGDHIPSTTPHQLPTMADVHTTTPHHVLTTKDHVHTTTPHQLPTMADVHTTTPHHVPITTPHHILTIGDHIPSTTPHQVLTTKDHVPTTTPHQLPTMADVHTTTPHHVPTTTPHRLPTMADVPITTPHHILTIGDHIPSTTRHQLPTMADVHTTTPHRLPTMADVPITTPHHILTIGDHIPSTTPHQLPTMADVHTTTPHHILNIGDHIPSTTPHQLPTMADVHTTTPHQLPTMADVHTTTPHQLPTMADVHTTTPHHILNIGDHIPSTTPHQLPTMADVHTTTPHHILNIGDHIPSTTPHQLPTMADVHTTTPHQLPTMADVHTTTPHHVLTTKDHVPTTPHHIHIMADVHTTTPHRLPTMADVYTIPHHVHTMLHLHTPIPLVTPQHIPITAHCSKPKRFFYFSAFDSLFYSFWVTKQI, encoded by the exons ATGGCAGACGTCCCTATTACTACGCCACACCACATCCTTACTATAGGAGACCACATTCCTTCTACTACGCCACACCAACTCCCTACTATGGCAGACGTTCATACTACTACGCCACACCACGTCCTTACTACAAAAGACCACGTCCATACTACTACGCCACACCATGTCCATACTATGGCAGACGTCCATACTACTACGCCACACCAACTCCCTACTATGGCAGACGTCCCTATTACTACGCCACACCACATCCTTACTATAGGAGACCACATTCCTTCTACTACACCACACCAAGTCCTTACTACAAAAGACCACGTCCCTACTACTACGCCACACCAACTCCCTACTATGGCAGACGTCCATACTACTACGCCACACCACGTCCCTATTACTACGCCACACCACATCCTTACTATAGGAGACCACATTCCTTCTACTACGCCACACCAACTCCCTACTATGGCAGACGTTCATACTACTACGCCACACCACGTCCTTACTACAAAAGACCACGTCCATACTACTACGCCACACCACGTCCATATTACTACGCCACACCACATCCTTACTATAGGAGACCACATTCCTTCTACTACGCCACACCAACTCCCTACTATGGCAGACGTTCATACTACTACGCCACACCACGTCCTTACTACAAAAGACCACGTCCATACCACTACGCCACACCAACTCCCTACTATGGCAGACGTCCATACTACTACGCCACACCACGTCCCTATTACTACGCCACACCACATCCTTACTATAGGAGACCACATTCCTTCTACTACACCACACCAAGTCCTTACTACAAAAGACCACGTCCCTACTACTACGCCACAC CAACTCCCTACTATGGCAGACGTCCATACTACTACGCCACACCACGTCCCTACTACTACGCCACACCGACTCCCTACTATGGCAGACGTCCCTATTACTACGCCACACCACATCCTTACTATAGGAGACCACATCCCTTCTACTACACGACACCAACTCCCTACTATGGCAGACGTCCATACTACTACGCCACACCGACTCCCTACTATGGCAGACGTCCCTATTACTACGCCACACCACATCCTTACTATAGGAGACCACATCCCTTCTACTACACCACACCAACTCCCTACTATGGCAGACGTCCATACTACTACGCCACACCACATCCTTAATATAGGAGACCACATCCCTTCTACTACACCACACCAACTCCCTACTATGGCAGACGTCCATACCACTACGCCACACCAACTCCCTACTATGGCAGACGTCCATACCACTACACCACACCAACTCCCTACTATGGCAGACGTCCATACTACTACGCCACACCACATCCTTAATATAGGAGACCACATCCCTTCTACTACACCACACCAACTCCCTACTATGGCAGACGTCCATACTACTACGCCACACCACATCCTTAATATAGGAGACCACATCCCTTCTACTACACCACACCAACTCCCTACTATGGCAGACGTCCATACCACTACGCCACACCAACTCCCTACTATGGCAGACGTACATACTACTACGCCACACCACGTCCTTACTACAAAAGACCACGTCCCTACTACGCCACACCACATCCATATTATGGCAGACGTCCATACTACTACACCACACCGACTCCCTACTATGGCTGACGTCTATACTATACCACACCACGTCCATACTATGCTACACCTCCATACTCCAATACCACTAGTGACACCACAACATATTCCAATAACAGCACATTGCAGCAAACCTAAGCGGTTCTTCTACTTCTCTGCCTTTGATTccctgttttattctttttgggTCACCAAACAAATTTAG
- the LOC111606502 gene encoding extensin-2-like isoform X1: MKTESTDLTGTHKPSVYRSKGGRTLSSKRCLTTVAICWVILVIITGLRIYYTFLLSAKLKDSEDVNQHLNEKVQIQQSDLWRLQKQEAATKDWRQPRIEWTKTTMPEAQPYNTTPHPYYGRRPYYYATPHPYYRRPHSFYYTTPSPYYKRPRPYYYATPTPYYGRRPYYYATPTPYYGRRPYHYATPTPYYGRRPYYYATPHPYYRRPHSFYYATPTPYYGRRSYYYATPRPYYKRPRPYYYATPCPYYGRRPYYYATPTPYYGRRPYYYATPHPYYRRPHSFYYTTPSPYYKRPRPYYYATPTPYYGRRPYYYATPRPYYYATPHPYYRRPHSFYYATPTPYYGRRSYYYATPRPYYKRPRPYYYATPRPYYYATPHPYYRRPHSFYYATPTPYYGRRSYYYATPRPYYKRPRPYHYATPTPYYGRRPYYYATPRPYYYATPHPYYRRPHSFYYTTPSPYYKRPRPYYYATPTPYYGRRPYYYATPRPYYYATPHPYYRRPHPFYYTTPSPYSKRPRPYYGRRPYHYATPTPYYGRRPYYYATPRPYYYATPTPYYGRRPYYYATPHPYYRRPHPFYYTTPTPYYGRRPYYYATPTPYYGRRPYYYATPHPYYRRPHPFYYTTPTPYYGRRPYYYATPHP; the protein is encoded by the exons ATGAAGACAGAATCCACGGATCTGACTGGGACTCATAAACCCAGTGTTTACCGGTCTAAAG GTGGCAGGACTCTATCCAGCAAACGATGTCTGACCACAGTAGCAATCTGCTGGGTGATACTGGTAATAATCACTGGTCTGCGCATCTATT atACTTTTCTCCTTTCTGCTAAGTTGAAGGACTCCGAGGATGTAAATCAGCATCTTAATGAAAAAGTCCAGATACAACAATCCGATTTATGGCGACTGCAAAAGCAAGAAGCTGCTACAAAGGACTGGAGACAACCACGCATTGAGTGGACCAAAACAACAATGCCTGAAGCACAACCTTACAACACCACACCACATCCATACTATGGCAGACGTCCCTATTACTACGCCACACCACATCCTTACTATAGGAGACCACATTCCTTTTACTACACTACACCAAGTCCTTACTACAAAAGACCACGTCCCTACTACTACGCCACACCAACTCCCTACTATGGCAGACGTCCATACTACTACGCCACACCAACTCCCTACTATGGCAGACGTCCATACCACTACGCCACACCAACTCCCTACTATGGCAGACGTCCCTATTACTACGCCACACCACATCCTTACTATAGGAGACCACATTCCTTCTACTACGCCACACCAACTCCCTACTATGGCAGACGTTCATACTACTACGCCACACCACGTCCTTACTACAAAAGACCACGTCCATACTACTACGCCACACCATGTCCATACTATGGCAGACGTCCATACTACTACGCCACACCAACTCCCTACTATGGCAGACGTCCCTATTACTACGCCACACCACATCCTTACTATAGGAGACCACATTCCTTCTACTACACCACACCAAGTCCTTACTACAAAAGACCACGTCCCTACTACTACGCCACACCAACTCCCTACTATGGCAGACGTCCATACTACTACGCCACACCACGTCCCTATTACTACGCCACACCACATCCTTACTATAGGAGACCACATTCCTTCTACTACGCCACACCAACTCCCTACTATGGCAGACGTTCATACTACTACGCCACACCACGTCCTTACTACAAAAGACCACGTCCATACTACTACGCCACACCACGTCCATATTACTACGCCACACCACATCCTTACTATAGGAGACCACATTCCTTCTACTACGCCACACCAACTCCCTACTATGGCAGACGTTCATACTACTACGCCACACCACGTCCTTACTACAAAAGACCACGTCCATACCACTACGCCACACCAACTCCCTACTATGGCAGACGTCCATACTACTACGCCACACCACGTCCCTATTACTACGCCACACCACATCCTTACTATAGGAGACCACATTCCTTCTACTACACCACACCAAGTCCTTACTACAAAAGACCACGTCCCTACTACTACGCCACACCAACTCCCTACTATGGCAGACGTCCATACTACTACGCCACACCACGTCCCTATTACTACGCCACACCACATCCTTACTATAGGAGACCACATCCTTTCTACTACACCACACCAAGTCCTTACTCCAAAAGACCACGTCCATATTATGGCAGACGTCCATACCACTACGCCACACCAACTCCCTACTATGGCAGACGTCCATACTACTACGCCACACCACGTCCCTACTACTACGCCACACCGACTCCCTACTATGGCAGACGTCCCTATTACTACGCCACACCACATCCTTACTATAGGAGACCACATCCCTTCTACTACACGACACCAACTCCCTACTATGGCAGACGTCCATACTACTACGCCACACCGACTCCCTACTATGGCAGACGTCCCTATTACTACGCCACACCACATCCTTACTATAGGAGACCACATCCCTTCTACTACACCACACCAACTCCCTACTATGGCAGACGTCCATACTACTACGCCACACCACATCCTTAA
- the LOC102219067 gene encoding D(1)-like dopamine receptor translates to MENYTVWSNFSQVLSELDGMGGEEEEEEEEGVSGNGLRVLIGCILFLLIVSTLLGNTLVCAAVIKFRHLRSKVTNFFVISLAVSDLFVAVLVMPWEAVTEVTDSWLFGGFCDVWITFDIMCSTASILNLCIISVDRYWAIASPFKYERKMTHRVAFVMIGVAWTLSILISLIPVQMNWHRALEEDGAVMAEVAAILDRNWTNSTNLTGSASASMSCVANLNKTYAISSSLISFYIPVLIMIATYTRIYRIAQTQIRRIASLERAAEQAQNQGHGGTRNQQQHRAADEASLKSSFKKETKVLKTLSIIMGVFVFCWLPFFVLNCTVPFCDPPCVSDTTFTVFVWFGWANSSLNPVIYAFNADFRRAFATILGCNRICSNNAVEAVNFSNELVSYHHDTTFHKEALVPAQPQQRPRNLSMTLDDRLEDMSARFDEESNISNGSSSRDRLLLLPAAVQLEDKAEISLETITPMTSAAELDNEVFIPGQVHQDG, encoded by the coding sequence ATGGAAAACTACACGGTGTGGAGTAATTTCAGCCAAGTTCTCTCCGAACTGGACGGGATGggtggtgaggaagaggaggaagaggaggaaggcgTCAGTGGGAACGGACTGcgcgtcctgattggctgcaTCCTCTTCCTGCTCATCGTGTCCACGCTGCTCGGGAACACGCTGGTCTGCGCCGCCGTCATCAAGTTCCGCCACCTGCGGTCCAAAGTCACCAACTTCTTCGTGATCTCGCTGGCCGTGTCCGACCTGTTCGTGGCCGTGCTGGTGATGCCGTGGGAGGCCGTGACCGAGGTGACCGACAGCTGGCTGTTCGGAGGCTTCTGCGACGTGTGGATCACCTTCGACATCATGTGCTCCACGGCCTCCATCCTCAACCTGTGCATCATCAGCGTGGACCGATACTGGGCCATCGCCAGCCCCTTCAAGTACGAGCGGAAAATGACGCACCGCGTGGCGTTCGTGATGATCGGGGTGGCGTGGACGCTGTCCATCCTCATCTCCCTGATTCCGGTGCAGATGAACTGGCACAGGGCTCTGGAGGAGGACGGCGCGGTGATGGCGGaagtggcggccatcttggacaGGAACTGGACAAACTCCACCAACCTGACCGGAAGCGCCTCGGCCTCCATGAGCTGCGTGGCCAACCTGAACAAAACCTACGCCATCTCCTCGTCCCTCATCAGCTTCTACATCCCGGTTCTGATCATGATCGCCACTTACACCCGGATCTACCGGATCGCTCAGACCCAAATCCGCAGAATCGCGTCTTTGGAGCGGGCGGCGGAGCAGGCTCAGAACCAGGGACACGGCGGGACcaggaaccagcagcagcaccggGCCGCCGACGAGGCGTCGCTCAAGTCTTCGTTCAAGAAGGAAACCAAAGTCCTGAAGACGCTGTCGATCATCATGGGGGTTTTCGTCTTCTGCTGGTTGCCGTTCTTCGTCCTGAACTGCACCGTCCCGTTCTGCGACCCGCCCTGCGTCAGCGACACCACCTTCACCGTGTTCGTCTGGTTCGGCTGGGCCAACTCCTCCCTCAACCCGGTCATCTACGCCTTCAACGCGGACTTCCGCCGGGCCTTCGCCACCATCCTGGGCTGCAACCGCATCTGCTCCAACAACGCGGTGGAAGCTGTGAACTTCAGCAACGAGCTCGTCTCCTACCACCACGACACCACCTTCCACAAGGAGGCGCTGGTTCCCGCGCAGCCGCAGCAGCGGCCCCGCAACCTGAGCATGACCTTGGACGACCGCCTGGAGGACATGAGCGCCCGGTTCGACGAGGAGTCCAACATTTCCAACGGCTCTTCGAGCCGCgacaggctgctgctgctgccggcCGCCGTCCAGCTGGAGGACAAGGCGGAGATTTCTCTGGAAACCATCACACCCATGACGTCAGCAGCAGAACTGGACAACGAGGTTTTCATACCAGGACAAGTCCATCAGGACGGATAG